From Streptomyces sp. TLI_053, a single genomic window includes:
- a CDS encoding tetratricopeptide repeat protein translates to MSEEIPGTEQPAPQDVPSDATAPSDHAVPSDHAAPSGTVPAAFERCARLVLAGRYEEALTETEETAVLLRGRTGGSRPADRETAAALAYVLVLRCEALSKLGRWDECLSTASEAVDLGRGQAVTAPFTAPLGATLLGLGTALWGLGRPQEAVAVTRESVDLHRQLARADHSFRPQLANALSQLGVVLSRLGRHAEALDVTKESVSLYRRLVAADQADHTHGLAQAVNNLARRQSARNQHRRALRSIQEAVALYRRLAAANPAVHRRDLAMALGNAARMHNGRAESLAAVAEAVAILEELERTEPGVHGGLFADSLSLHAAALADLGRFREAAEVTTRAVAMMREQAALNPVARRGDLAVALAFHARVRVEAGLDLAGGLAAATEAVALMRVLAAEIPALYASSLAEVVALESRLRAAVPRGDAP, encoded by the coding sequence ATGTCCGAGGAGATACCGGGCACCGAGCAGCCAGCACCGCAGGACGTACCGTCCGACGCCACCGCGCCGTCCGATCACGCCGTGCCGTCCGATCACGCCGCGCCGTCCGGCACCGTACCGGCCGCCTTCGAACGGTGCGCCCGGCTGGTGCTCGCCGGCCGCTACGAGGAAGCCCTGACGGAGACCGAGGAGACGGCCGTACTCCTGCGGGGGCGCACCGGCGGCAGCCGCCCCGCGGACCGGGAGACGGCGGCCGCACTCGCCTACGTCCTGGTGCTCCGCTGCGAGGCGCTGTCCAAACTGGGCCGCTGGGACGAGTGCCTGAGCACCGCCTCCGAGGCGGTCGACCTGGGGCGCGGGCAGGCCGTGACGGCGCCGTTCACCGCGCCGCTCGGCGCCACCCTGCTCGGCCTCGGCACCGCGCTGTGGGGCCTCGGCCGCCCGCAGGAGGCGGTCGCCGTGACCCGGGAGTCCGTCGACCTGCACCGGCAGCTCGCCCGGGCGGACCACTCCTTCCGGCCGCAGCTCGCCAACGCGCTCAGCCAGCTCGGCGTGGTGCTGTCCCGGCTGGGCCGGCACGCCGAGGCCCTGGACGTCACCAAGGAGTCGGTGTCCCTCTACCGCCGACTGGTCGCGGCGGACCAGGCCGACCACACCCACGGACTCGCCCAGGCGGTCAACAACCTGGCCCGTCGTCAGTCGGCGCGCAACCAGCACCGCCGGGCGCTCAGGAGCATCCAGGAGGCGGTGGCGCTCTACCGCCGGCTGGCCGCGGCCAATCCGGCGGTCCACCGCCGTGACCTCGCGATGGCGCTGGGCAACGCGGCCCGGATGCACAACGGCCGGGCCGAGTCGCTGGCCGCCGTGGCGGAGGCGGTCGCCATCCTGGAGGAGCTGGAGCGGACCGAACCCGGGGTCCACGGCGGGCTGTTCGCCGACTCGCTGTCCCTGCACGCGGCGGCGCTCGCCGACCTGGGGCGGTTCCGGGAGGCCGCCGAGGTCACCACCAGGGCGGTCGCGATGATGCGCGAGCAGGCCGCGCTCAACCCGGTGGCGCGGCGGGGCGACCTGGCCGTAGCACTGGCGTTCCACGCCCGGGTGCGGGTCGAGGCCGGCCTCGACCTGGCCGGCGGCCTGGCCGCGGCGACGGAGGCGGTCGCGCTGATGCGCGTCCTCGCGGCCGAGATCCCGGCCCTCTACGCGTCCTCGCTCGCGGAGGTCGTCGCCCTCGAGAGCCGGCTGCGCGCGGCCGTACCACGGGGGGACGCGCCCTGA
- a CDS encoding FBP domain-containing protein, with protein MKPLTEPEIRAAFVNCTKGEASRLNVPRDLAEQPWEDLDFLGWRDPQAPDRAYLAAVIDGRTVAVALRSSGAASWQARRSLCSLCVTTHTGGVSLLVAARAGKAGKQGNSVGAYMCSDLACSLYVRGKKEVGTKLHESLTLEEKIGRTVANLAAFLAKVTA; from the coding sequence ATGAAGCCATTGACCGAACCCGAGATCCGCGCCGCCTTCGTCAACTGCACCAAGGGTGAGGCCTCGCGTCTGAACGTCCCCCGCGACCTGGCCGAGCAGCCCTGGGAGGACCTGGACTTCCTCGGCTGGCGCGACCCGCAGGCCCCCGACCGGGCCTACCTCGCCGCCGTGATCGACGGCCGCACGGTGGCGGTCGCGCTGCGCTCCTCCGGCGCCGCCTCCTGGCAGGCCCGCCGCAGCCTCTGCTCGCTGTGCGTCACCACGCACACCGGGGGCGTCTCGCTGCTGGTGGCGGCCCGCGCCGGGAAGGCCGGCAAGCAGGGCAACTCGGTCGGGGCGTACATGTGCTCCGACCTCGCCTGCTCGCTGTACGTGCGCGGCAAGAAGGAGGTCGGCACCAAGCTGCACGAGTCGCTCACGCTGGAGGAGAAGATCGGGCGCACGGTCGCCAACCTCGCCGCCTTCCTCGCCAAGGTGACCGCGTGA
- a CDS encoding GntR family transcriptional regulator: MTSENPTRTGSRRLRADRARQVADVLRRQVLGEAFADGALPREDELAEEFGASRNTVREALDLLRGEGLVRRVPGSGTLVVAEKVPHGLNRLQGLAETLHEHGEVVNEVRSFGPVRAPGPVARRLGLPEGADVVYVERLRRLNGLPLSLDLTYLAPDIGAELTAEALVDQDIFGLIEQVTGRSLGRADITLEAINADAHSAAVLEVPRGSALLMLERLTSLADGRPVDLEYVRFRGDRITMQGSLLRDLP; encoded by the coding sequence ATGACCAGCGAGAACCCGACCCGCACCGGCTCCCGCCGGCTGCGCGCCGACCGTGCCCGGCAGGTGGCCGACGTGCTGCGCCGGCAGGTGCTCGGCGAGGCGTTCGCGGACGGCGCGCTGCCCCGCGAGGACGAACTCGCGGAGGAGTTCGGTGCCTCCCGCAACACCGTCCGGGAGGCGCTGGACCTGCTGCGCGGCGAGGGGCTGGTGCGCCGGGTGCCCGGCTCCGGCACGCTCGTCGTGGCGGAGAAGGTCCCGCACGGGCTGAACCGACTCCAGGGCCTCGCCGAGACCCTGCACGAGCACGGCGAGGTGGTGAACGAGGTCCGCTCCTTCGGCCCGGTCCGCGCACCCGGCCCGGTGGCCCGCCGCCTCGGACTGCCGGAGGGCGCCGACGTGGTCTACGTCGAGCGGCTCCGGCGGCTGAACGGGCTGCCGCTCTCGCTCGACCTGACCTATCTGGCCCCGGACATCGGCGCCGAACTGACCGCCGAGGCCCTGGTGGACCAGGACATCTTCGGCCTGATCGAGCAGGTCACCGGGCGGTCGCTGGGCCGCGCGGACATCACCCTGGAGGCGATCAACGCCGACGCGCACTCCGCCGCGGTGCTCGAAGTACCGCGCGGATCGGCGCTGCTGATGCTGGAACGCCTCACCTCGCTGGCCGACGGGCGCCCCGTCGACCTGGAGTACGTCCGCTTCCGCGGCGACCGCATCACCATGCAGGGCAGCCTGCTGCGCGACCTCCCCTGA
- a CDS encoding ferredoxin family protein, with translation MALADHRTDVPVTVDASLCIDGCTLCVEMCPLDSLAIDPESGKAYMHVDECWYCGPCAARCPTGAVTVNMPYLIR, from the coding sequence ATGGCACTCGCCGACCACCGTACCGACGTGCCCGTGACCGTCGACGCCTCCCTGTGCATCGACGGCTGCACCCTCTGCGTGGAGATGTGCCCGCTGGACTCCCTGGCCATCGACCCGGAGAGCGGCAAGGCCTACATGCACGTGGACGAGTGCTGGTACTGCGGCCCCTGCGCCGCCCGCTGCCCCACCGGCGCGGTCACCGTCAACATGCCCTATCTGATTCGCTGA
- a CDS encoding TetR/AcrR family transcriptional regulator, translating to MARVGLNTERLTVAGAELADEVGFDKVTVSALARRFGVKDASLYSHVKNSQDLKTRIALLALEELADRAAAALAGRAGKDALTAFADAYRGYAHEHPGRYAAAQLDLDPETARASAAVRHSQMTRAILRGYHLAEPDETDAVRLLGSTFHGYVALERSGGFQYTPRTAEDSWTRILDALDALLRAWPTG from the coding sequence ATGGCACGCGTGGGACTGAACACCGAGCGGCTGACGGTGGCGGGGGCGGAACTCGCCGACGAGGTCGGCTTCGACAAGGTGACCGTCTCCGCGCTCGCGCGGCGCTTCGGCGTCAAGGACGCGAGCCTCTACTCCCACGTCAAGAACTCCCAGGACCTCAAGACCAGGATCGCCCTGCTGGCCCTGGAGGAACTCGCCGACCGTGCCGCCGCCGCCCTGGCCGGCCGGGCCGGCAAGGACGCCCTGACGGCCTTCGCCGACGCCTACCGGGGCTACGCCCACGAGCACCCCGGCCGCTACGCCGCCGCGCAGCTGGACCTCGACCCGGAGACCGCCCGCGCCAGTGCGGCCGTCCGCCACTCGCAGATGACCCGGGCCATCCTGCGCGGCTACCACCTCGCCGAGCCCGACGAGACCGACGCCGTCCGCCTGCTCGGCAGCACCTTCCACGGCTATGTCGCCCTCGAACGCTCCGGCGGGTTCCAGTACACCCCCCGCACCGCCGAGGACAGCTGGACCCGGATCCTGGACGCCCTCGACGCCCTGCTGCGGGCCTGGCCCACCGGCTGA